In Alkalihalobacterium alkalinitrilicum, a genomic segment contains:
- a CDS encoding DMT family transporter, with protein MAWILLLLAGIFEMVGVVMINKLHQDRNWQALLYLVISFASSFLFLALSLQTLPMSTAYAIWTGIGAAGGAILAMVYYGEPKNMLRLVFIAIIIASTIGLKLVSPV; from the coding sequence ATGGCATGGATTTTGCTCTTATTAGCGGGAATCTTTGAAATGGTCGGTGTCGTCATGATTAACAAATTACATCAGGACCGTAATTGGCAAGCTTTATTATATTTAGTCATTTCCTTTGCCTCAAGTTTTCTATTTCTAGCTCTTTCTTTACAAACACTACCAATGTCAACCGCATACGCCATTTGGACTGGAATTGGCGCCGCTGGTGGGGCTATCTTAGCTATGGTGTATTATGGTGAACCTAAAAACATGCTCCGTCTCGTTTTTATTGCCATCATTATTGCTTCAACTATAGGGTTAAAGTTAGTTTCACCTGTATAA
- a CDS encoding MOSC domain-containing protein has translation MSKMTCVSIQIGKPKTIEHNGKELNTGIYKTQVEGPVFIGKLNVEGDGQADKENHGGRDKAVCVYPYEHYDYWQNVLNREMSNGAFGENLTVKGMLETDVCIGDTYRVGDVVVQVSQPRQPCYKLAKRNEVDDLVVRVQDTGYSGYYFRVLEEGFVDKNDAIELIERHPNEVSVAFANTIMFKEKGNIDGIKTILAVDELSDSWRKTLMKRL, from the coding sequence ATGTCGAAAATGACTTGCGTCTCGATTCAGATAGGAAAGCCAAAAACAATTGAACATAATGGGAAGGAATTAAATACAGGAATTTATAAAACACAAGTTGAAGGACCTGTTTTTATCGGTAAGTTGAACGTCGAAGGCGATGGACAAGCAGATAAAGAAAACCACGGCGGTAGAGACAAAGCGGTATGTGTTTACCCATACGAGCATTACGATTATTGGCAGAATGTATTAAATCGTGAGATGAGTAACGGGGCGTTTGGTGAAAATTTAACGGTCAAAGGTATGTTGGAAACGGACGTTTGTATTGGAGATACGTATCGTGTTGGGGACGTAGTTGTACAAGTTAGCCAACCACGGCAACCTTGTTATAAGTTGGCCAAACGAAATGAAGTGGATGATTTGGTTGTTCGAGTTCAAGACACAGGGTATTCAGGATACTATTTTCGAGTGTTAGAAGAAGGGTTTGTCGATAAGAATGATGCGATTGAATTGATCGAACGCCATCCAAACGAAGTAAGTGTCGCCTTTGCTAACACCATTATGTTTAAAGAAAAAGGTAATATAGATGGTATCAAAACTATACTTGCAGTAGATGAGCTATCAGATAGCTGGAGAAAGACATTAATGAAACGCTTATAA
- a CDS encoding DMT family transporter — MQKVWISIFVAAFFEVLWVIGLKHSNTVWMWLGTGIAIFISFYIMIMAGRKLPVGTVYAVFVGLGTAGTVIADILIFKEPFQMTKILLILFLLVGVVGLKIVTPEIIAEKEVDR; from the coding sequence GTGCAAAAGGTTTGGATCAGTATTTTTGTCGCAGCTTTTTTTGAAGTGCTTTGGGTCATCGGTTTAAAACATTCTAATACCGTATGGATGTGGCTTGGAACAGGAATAGCAATCTTTATCAGCTTTTACATAATGATCATGGCTGGAAGAAAACTGCCTGTTGGTACTGTTTATGCTGTTTTTGTTGGATTAGGAACAGCAGGTACCGTAATAGCTGATATCCTTATTTTTAAAGAACCGTTTCAAATGACGAAGATCCTTCTCATTTTATTTTTATTAGTAGGTGTTGTAGGCCTAAAAATTGTGACCCCAGAAATTATAGCTGAAAAAGAGGTGGATCGATAA